In a genomic window of Occallatibacter riparius:
- a CDS encoding phosphoribosylanthranilate isomerase yields MSLWVKICGNTSLEDAQLAVDSGADALGFVFAASPRRVNAEQVAAITAQLPASVEKIGVFVDTPFDEIVSIVRTCGLTGVQIHSALATDGPARLRAEFGPGLRILRVVHFGPGAMQYAEAYLADPNVDGLLVDSRTATAVGGTGIAFDWAHAAETLFQNPNGGKVLVAAGGLSPDNVAEAIATLRPWGVDVVSGVEAAPGRKDAGKVRAFIANARSAG; encoded by the coding sequence ATGAGCCTCTGGGTCAAAATCTGCGGCAACACCTCGCTTGAAGACGCGCAACTCGCGGTCGACTCCGGCGCGGATGCCCTCGGCTTCGTCTTCGCCGCCAGTCCGCGCCGCGTCAACGCTGAGCAGGTCGCAGCCATCACTGCGCAGCTCCCCGCATCTGTTGAAAAGATTGGCGTCTTCGTCGATACCCCGTTCGATGAGATCGTTTCCATCGTCCGCACCTGCGGCCTCACCGGCGTGCAGATTCATTCCGCTCTCGCTACAGACGGGCCCGCCCGGTTGCGTGCCGAGTTCGGCCCCGGGCTGCGCATTCTGCGCGTGGTGCACTTCGGGCCCGGCGCGATGCAGTACGCGGAGGCATACCTGGCCGATCCGAACGTCGATGGTCTGCTGGTCGACTCACGGACCGCCACCGCTGTTGGAGGCACGGGCATCGCGTTCGACTGGGCTCACGCCGCCGAGACGCTGTTTCAGAACCCAAACGGCGGGAAGGTCCTGGTCGCTGCCGGAGGCCTCAGCCCCGACAACGTCGCCGAAGCCATCGCCACTCTTCGCCCGTGGGGTGTGGATGTTGTCTCCGGCGTGGAAGCTGCGCCTGGGCGGAAAGATGCGGGCAAGGTCCGCGCCTTCATTGCCAATGCGCGAAGTGCCGGTTGA
- the trpC gene encoding indole-3-glycerol phosphate synthase TrpC: MSTRLDTILAATRRTVAAARELVPVTDLERRAEAHRPRGWAAALRSQSAHGPAVIAEIKKASPSKGLIRADFDPEWIARRYKAGGATCLSVLTDEPFFQGSLRNLELASAAVSLPCLRKDFMIDDYQIVEARAHRADAILLIAAALTNEEMKRFAARAHAISLDVLVEVHTGDELDRVLDALGETGAEAIGVNNRDLKTFDVSLERSLELADRIPSTVVRVAESGITSADDIGRLRAAGFDAFLIGESLMRQHDPGVALKDLLAVSPVAR; this comes from the coding sequence ATGAGCACGCGACTCGACACAATCCTCGCCGCCACCCGCCGCACCGTTGCGGCTGCACGCGAGCTTGTGCCCGTCACAGATCTCGAAAGACGCGCTGAGGCTCATCGCCCCCGTGGATGGGCCGCGGCTCTTCGCAGCCAGTCAGCACATGGCCCTGCTGTCATCGCAGAAATCAAGAAGGCGTCGCCCTCCAAGGGCCTCATTCGCGCGGACTTCGATCCCGAATGGATCGCCCGCCGCTACAAGGCGGGGGGCGCGACATGCCTTTCCGTCCTCACCGACGAGCCCTTCTTTCAGGGCAGCCTGCGCAACCTGGAACTCGCCTCCGCGGCTGTCTCGCTCCCCTGCCTTCGCAAAGACTTCATGATCGACGACTACCAGATCGTCGAAGCCCGCGCGCACCGCGCCGACGCCATCCTGCTCATTGCCGCCGCCCTCACCAACGAGGAGATGAAGCGTTTCGCTGCTCGCGCACATGCGATTTCGCTCGACGTCCTCGTCGAAGTACACACAGGCGACGAACTGGACCGCGTCCTGGACGCTCTCGGCGAAACCGGCGCGGAGGCCATCGGCGTGAACAACCGCGACCTCAAGACCTTCGACGTCAGCTTGGAGCGGTCGCTCGAACTCGCCGACCGAATCCCGTCCACCGTTGTGCGGGTGGCCGAAAGTGGCATCACCTCCGCGGATGATATCGGCCGTCTTCGGGCCGCTGGATTCGACGCCTTCCTCATTGGCGAAAGCCTGATGCGCCAACACGACCCAGGGGTCGCCCTCAAAGATCTCCTCGCCGTGAGCCCGGTCGCCCGATGA
- a CDS encoding transporter gives MRHLANLSLMRLLSWLVLPISLSRPARGQDLAPRAYLITPIRSNAITLTYGFSNGNMNLDGSVPVTDATVSLHTPVVSYVRSLSFFGRSANVLGALPYGVGDFSGNVLGSQTATHRSGLLPATFRFSVNLMGGPSMDVRQFVKWQQKLLIGASIKVLPPTGQYDPEKLINLGINRWALKPEVGLSRRWNHWLLDTYGGVWFYTENPEFFSHNAITSGVHRQTQSPMGSFEGHFSYDVRPRLWASLDGNFWFGGASAIDGKTNSLTTNRNSRVGGTVSFPVTKRQSIKFSYSDGAYIRYGGNYKNVSAGWQYSWITKR, from the coding sequence ATGAGACACCTCGCCAATCTCTCGCTCATGCGATTGCTGTCCTGGTTGGTGTTGCCCATCTCGCTCTCCCGACCGGCACGGGGACAGGATCTGGCTCCCCGCGCTTATCTCATCACCCCGATCAGAAGCAACGCCATCACCCTGACCTACGGCTTTTCGAACGGCAACATGAACCTTGACGGTTCCGTCCCCGTGACCGATGCCACGGTGAGCTTACACACACCGGTCGTCAGCTATGTCCGCTCGTTGAGTTTTTTTGGACGCTCGGCAAACGTGCTCGGTGCCCTGCCCTACGGCGTCGGCGACTTCAGCGGCAACGTCCTGGGTAGCCAGACTGCCACACATCGCTCCGGTCTGCTTCCGGCCACCTTCCGCTTCTCCGTCAATCTGATGGGCGGCCCCTCGATGGACGTCCGCCAGTTCGTCAAGTGGCAGCAAAAGCTCCTCATCGGCGCCAGCATCAAGGTGCTGCCACCAACCGGCCAGTACGACCCTGAAAAGCTCATCAACCTGGGAATCAACCGCTGGGCACTCAAACCCGAGGTCGGCCTCTCCCGCCGCTGGAATCACTGGCTCCTAGACACCTACGGCGGGGTCTGGTTCTACACCGAAAACCCAGAGTTCTTCTCGCACAACGCCATCACCAGCGGGGTCCACCGCCAGACCCAGAGCCCCATGGGCTCCTTCGAAGGCCATTTCAGCTATGATGTGCGGCCGCGTCTCTGGGCCTCGCTTGACGGAAACTTCTGGTTCGGCGGCGCCAGCGCCATTGACGGCAAGACGAACTCCCTGACCACCAACCGCAACTCCCGCGTCGGGGGCACCGTTTCATTTCCGGTCACGAAGCGTCAGTCCATCAAGTTCAGCTACAGCGACGGTGCCTACATCCGCTACGGCGGCAACTACAAAAACGTCTCTGCAGGCTGGCAGTACTCCTGGATAACCAAACGATAA
- a CDS encoding alpha-amylase family glycosyl hydrolase, translating into MAVASLERAGEVSATTAWSTYPTLYEIDTWIWLADLARKYGRAVDLGSVPAAEWDAVAAYAFDAVWLMGVWERSPAGIAIANQNEGLLKDFRRALPDFETSDNVGSPYCIRNYEVDSHLGGRDGLAAARAELAARGMKLILDFVPNHVAPDHPWVESHLEHFVRGTTQDALDDPQSFLVANGKVFARGRDPNFPAWPDVLQLNAFHEGLRAAVIETLHSISDQADGVRCDMAMLPMTRIFQKTWGGRAGFLPSTEYWCEVISAVKARSPGFLFIGEAYWDLEWDLQQQGFDFCYDKKLYDRLEHSNAESVRLHLCADLGYQEKLLRFIENHDEPRAAAAFPGAKQRAAAITVGTLPGIRMFHEGEFEGRRVRPPVFLGRRPDEAADEDLRAFYVRLLPAINRELFRSGKWELCERSGWPDNSTYQNVVAWTWTLGDQRALIVVNLSGELSQAHVRVPEIKGGTWSLKDRINGVEYTRAGSEMGSKGLYVELAAWGFHFFECRSK; encoded by the coding sequence ATGGCTGTCGCGTCTCTAGAGCGGGCCGGAGAGGTGTCTGCAACGACCGCCTGGTCTACCTATCCGACCCTCTATGAAATCGATACATGGATCTGGCTGGCAGACTTGGCGCGTAAGTACGGGCGCGCGGTGGACCTCGGGTCTGTGCCTGCCGCGGAGTGGGATGCTGTTGCGGCATACGCGTTCGACGCGGTGTGGCTGATGGGTGTGTGGGAGCGCAGCCCGGCGGGCATCGCAATCGCGAATCAGAATGAGGGACTTCTCAAGGATTTCCGGCGGGCGCTGCCGGATTTCGAAACTAGCGATAACGTCGGGTCGCCTTATTGCATACGGAACTATGAGGTGGATTCGCATCTGGGAGGCAGAGACGGGCTTGCCGCGGCGCGGGCAGAACTTGCAGCGCGGGGCATGAAGCTGATTCTCGATTTCGTGCCGAATCACGTGGCCCCGGACCATCCGTGGGTGGAGTCGCATCTCGAGCACTTCGTTCGTGGAACTACGCAGGATGCACTTGATGACCCTCAGTCGTTTCTGGTCGCGAATGGGAAGGTATTTGCGCGAGGACGAGATCCGAATTTTCCGGCGTGGCCCGATGTGCTGCAGTTGAATGCTTTCCATGAAGGCCTGCGCGCGGCGGTGATTGAGACGCTGCATTCGATATCCGATCAGGCGGATGGAGTTCGCTGCGACATGGCGATGCTGCCCATGACGCGGATCTTCCAGAAGACGTGGGGCGGGCGCGCGGGCTTCCTGCCGTCGACCGAATATTGGTGTGAGGTGATTTCCGCGGTGAAGGCACGCTCGCCCGGATTCCTGTTCATTGGCGAAGCGTACTGGGATCTGGAGTGGGACCTGCAGCAGCAGGGATTCGACTTCTGCTACGACAAGAAGCTTTACGACCGCCTGGAACACAGCAACGCGGAGAGCGTGCGGCTACACCTGTGCGCCGATCTGGGGTACCAGGAGAAGCTGCTGAGGTTCATCGAAAATCACGATGAGCCGCGCGCGGCGGCGGCATTCCCCGGCGCGAAGCAGCGTGCCGCCGCGATCACGGTGGGGACGCTGCCTGGGATCAGGATGTTCCACGAAGGGGAGTTCGAGGGGCGGAGGGTGCGTCCGCCAGTGTTTCTGGGAAGGCGCCCGGATGAGGCCGCCGATGAAGATCTGCGCGCCTTTTACGTGCGGCTGTTGCCCGCAATCAATCGGGAGCTGTTCCGCAGCGGCAAGTGGGAACTGTGCGAGCGGAGCGGTTGGCCGGACAACAGCACTTATCAGAATGTGGTCGCGTGGACGTGGACACTCGGCGACCAGCGCGCGCTGATTGTCGTGAACCTTAGCGGGGAGTTATCGCAGGCCCATGTGCGGGTGCCGGAGATCAAAGGCGGCACATGGAGCTTGAAGGACCGAATCAACGGGGTAGAGTACACGCGAGCGGGGAGCGAAATGGGCTCGAAAGGGCTGTATGTGGAACTCGCCGCCTGGGGATTTCATTTCTTTGAGTGCCGCAGCAAGTAG